A window of Halopseudomonas sabulinigri genomic DNA:
CGCCGGGGTGTGGTGGTTGGTGGTGGGCTTTTGGGTCTGGAAGCGGCCAACGCGCTCAAGTCGTTGGGCCTGGAAGCCCATGTTGTCGAGTTCGCACCACGGCTGATGCCAGTGCAGCTGGACCCGGACGGCGGCGCGGCGCTGAAAGCACGTATTGAAGAGCTGGGCGTGCGCGTGCACCTGAACCGCGCCACCAGCGAGATCGTCGCCGGCGATGACTATGCCTACCGCATGAACTTCAGCGACGGCGAGTCGCTGGAAACCGATCTGATTGTATTTTCTGCCGGTATTCGCCCACAAGACGCCTTGGGGCGTAATGCCGGCCTGGCGATTGCAGACCGTGGCGGGGTGGTGATCGACAGCGATTACCGCACCAGCGATCCAGACATCTTTGCTATCGGCGAGTGCGCCTCATGGAATGGCAGCATCTTTGGTCTGGTTGCCCCGGGCTATACCATGGCGCGTAACCTGGCAGCGCTGCTGGTAGGCAAGCCGCATGAGAGCTTTATCGGCGCCGACATGTCGACCAAGCTGAAGCTCCTGGGTGTGGATGTGGGCTCCATTGGTGATGCCCACGCTGCGACTCCCGGTGCCAAAAGCTACCGCTTTAATGATGAAGTCAACGCCAGCTACCGCCGTTTGGTCGTCTCGCCGGATGGCAGTCAGGTGATTGGCGCCGTGCTGGTGGGCGATAACAGCTACTACGACACCCTGCTGCAATACGCACAGAATGGCATCAAGCTGCCTGCTGATCCAGCCAGCCTGATTCTGCCCGCCGGGGAGGGTGCGCCTGCGCTGGGCGCCGACGCGCTGCCCGACACCGCGACCATCTGCTCTTGCCACAACGTCAGCAAGGGCGCGGTGTGCTGCCAGGTGGATGCCGGTTGTACCGATCTGAGCGATCTGAAAGCTGCGACCAAGGCCGGCACCGGTTGCGGCGGCTGCAGTGCGCTGCTCAAGCAGGTGTTCGAGCACGAGCTGAGCGCGCGCGGCGTCGAGGTCGACAAGAGCCTGTGCGAACACTTCGCGCACACTCGCCAGGAGTTGTACGGCATTGTCCGCGTCGAGGGCATCGAGAGCTTTGAAGAGCTGCTGGCCAAGCACGGCCGTGGCCATACCGGCTGTGACATCTGCAAGCCGGCGGTGGGGTCGATTTTGGCCTCTTGCTGGAACCAGCCAATCACCGATCCAGGGCTGATTCCGCTGCAGGATACCAACGACACCTTCATGGCCAACATGCAGAAGAACGGTACCTACTCGATCGTGCCGCGTATCGCCGGCGGCGAGATCACACCCGAGAAGCTGATTGTGCTCGGCCAGGTCGCCCAAAAGTACGATCTGTACACCAAGATCACCGGCGGTCAGCGTATCGACCTGTTTGGCGCCGAGCTGCACCAGCTGCCCGATATCTGGGGCGAGTTGATTGCTGCGGGCTTTGAGACTGGCCACGCCTACGGCAAGTCGTTGCGCACCGTTAAGTCCTGTGTTGGCAGCACCTGGTGCCGGTACGGCGTGCAGGACAGCGTTGGCATGGCGCTGACACTGGAGAATCGCTACAAGGGCCTGCGCTCGCCACACAAAATCAAGTTCGCCGTCTCCGGCTGTACCCGTGAATGCGCCGAGGCGCAGAGCAAGGACGTGGGCGTGATTGCCACGGAAAAGGGCTGGAATCTCTACGTTGCAGGCAACGGCGGTATGCGCCCACGCCATGCCGAGCTATTTGCGACTGACCTGGATGATGAAACCCTGATTCGCTATATCGACCGCTTTCTGATGTTTTATGTGCGCACCGCCGACCGGCTGCAGCGCACCTCGGTCTGGCGCGAAAGCCTGGAAGGCGGCCTGGATTACCTCAAGCAAGTCATCATTGAAGACAACCTGAGCCTGGGCGCCGAGCTGGAGTCGCAGATGCAGCTGGTGGTGGATCGCTACGAGTGCGAGTGGGCCAATGCCATCGGTGATCCGGAAAAGCTCAAGCGCTTCCGCACCTTCGTTAACGCCAGCGGTGGCGACCCCGATATTCAATTCGTTACCGAGCGTGACCAACGTCGCCCGATACAGGCGCATGAACTGAACCTGATTCCCGTAGCTGAGGAGGTAGTCTGATGAGCCTGTCCAATACCCAAAATGCGACGTCCGGCACGGCGGCAAATCTGGCCTGGCGCGCGCTGTGCTCCCGGCAGGATCTGGTAGCCAACTCGGGCGTGGTTGCCCTGTTGGACGATGCCCAGGTGGCGCTTTTCCACCTGCCCGACAACAGTGACGGCGAGCAGGTGTTTGCGATTGAAAATCGCGACCCGCAATCCGGCGCCAACGTCATCGGACGCGGCATTATCGGCCATCTCAAGGGCGACCTGGTGATTGCGTCGCCCTTGTACAAACAGCATTTCCGCCTGGCCGATGGCAGCTGTGTCGAGTACCCCGAGCAGCGCTTGCGAGTCTGGCCGGTGCGCCTGAACGGCGATCAGGTTGAAGTCGCGCTGCAGGCTGAATAACTGGATTGAATAATCAGGCAGTACTGGCGGGCCGCCGTCTGCCACGCACAGCGGCGGCCACCTTTAACGAATGCATCGAGAGAGAATCACACCATGTCCTATCTAGTCCCTTCAGAGTTTGTTACCAAGATGGTCGACGCCGGCGAGTCGAAGGTGTTCATGTCGACCCGCGACACCCTGATCCGCGCATTCATGGCGGGCGCCATTCTCGCCCTGGCTGCGGTCTTTGCCATCGCCATCACGGTACAGACCGGCAACCCGTTGGTCGGCGCTATCCTGTTTCCAGTCGGCTTCGTCATGCTCTATCTGATGGGTTTTGACCTGCTCACCGGGGTTTTCATGCTGGTGCCACTCGCGCTGCTCGACAAGCGTCCCGGCGTGACCATGGGCGGTTTGCTGCGCAACTGGGGGCTGGTCTTCGTCGGCAATTTTGCCGGCGCGCTGACCGTTGCCTTCATGATGGCTTTTGTTTACACCTATGGCTTTTCGGCCGAGCCCGGTGCTATTGGCGAGAAGATCTCGCACATTGGTGAGGCGCGGACCCTGGGTTACGCGGAATACGGCGCGGCGGGCTGGGCGACCATTTTCCTGCGCGGCATGCTGTGCAACTGGATGGTCTCGATGGGGGTGGTAGGGGCGATGATTTCCACCTCGGTCAGCGGCAAGGTGATCGCCATGTGGATGCCGATCATGCTGTTCTTCTACATGGGCTTCGAGCATTCGGTGGTCAATATGTTCCTGTTCCCTTCCGGAATCATCATGGGCGGCGACTTCTCGGTCATGGATTACATGATCTGGAACGAGATTCCAACAGCGCTGGGTAATCTGGTTGGTGGCCTGGCCTTCACCGGCCTGACGCTGTACACCACCCACGTACGCACGGCACCCAAGCGCGCGCTCTGAGCCGCGCTGTCCCGGTAATCACCCCGGTCCGCAAGGGCCGGGGTTTTTGGGTTGATATGGCATGTCGAAGCAACTGGTAGTGCAGGTTGGGCAGTATTCGGACAAAGGCCGCAAGGCGATCAATCAGGATTTTCATGGCGCCTGGCTGCCCCCCGAGCCGCAGCTCAGTGCCAAGGGCGTAGCGGTGGCATTGGCCGACGGCATCAGTAGCAGCAGTGTCAGCCAGATTGCCAGCGAGTCGGCCGTGTCAGGCTTTCTGGCCGATTATTACTGTACCTCGGAGGCCTGGACGGTAAAAAAATCGGCTCAGCGCGTGCTCATCGCCACCAATTCCTGGCTGCACGCCCAGACCCGCCAAAGCCAATACCGCTACGACCGTGATCGCGGTTACGTCTGCACCTTCAGCGCCCTGATCATCAAGGCGGCAACGGCTTACCTCTTTCACATTGGCGATGCGCGCATCTACCGCGTGGCCGGGCAGCAACTGGAGCAGTTGACCCAGGATCACCGCTTGTGGGTATCCCAGGAGCAAAGTCATCTGGCCCGCGCCCTGGGCGTAAACCAGCAGTTGGAGATCGACTATCAGGCGTTGCCGTTGGAGCAGGGCGACACCTTTGTACTGGCCACCGACGGTATTTACGAGTTTGCCAGCCCCGCGTTTATCAGCCAGACCATTGCAGCGCAGCAATTTGATCTGGATAACGCCGCGCGCCTCATCGCCGCTGAGGCCCTGGCTCAGGGCAGTGACGACAACCTCACGGTGCAGATAGTGCGGATAGCACAATTGCCCAGCCCCGATGCTGCCGGCAACCGGCTAACCAATCAGGCCGGCGCAGCGCTGCCGTTACCGCCGGTCCTGGAGCCGCGCATGCTATTTGACGGTTATCGCATCATGCGCGAGGTGCACAGCAGCAGCCGCAGTCACGTTTACCTTGCCGTGGACGAGCAGACCGGCGAGCGGGTGATTCTGAAAACACCGTCCATTGATCTGGGCAATGATCCGGCCTATCTCGAGCGTTTTCTGATGGAGGAGTGGATTGCGCGGCGGTTGAACAGCCCGCATGTGCTCAGGCCCTGCGCTACAGAGCGTCGCCGAGAGTATCTGTATATCGCGACCGAGTACATCGAAGGGCAGACCCTGCGGCAATGGATGATCGATAACCCCAAACCGACGCTGGAGCAGGTACGCGGCATTGTCGAGCAGATTGCCAAGGGGCTGCAGGCCTTTCATCGTCTGGAGATGCTGCATCAGGATCTGCGCCCCGACAACATCATGATTGACAGCACCGGCACGGTGAAGATCATTGATTTTGGCTCTACCCGCGTGGCGGGGTTGATGGAGATGGGGGCGCCCCAGCTGCAGGAGCAGATGCTGGGCACCGTGCAGTATTCGGCACCGGAGTATTTTCTGGGCGAGGGCGGCACATCGCGCTCGGATCAATTCTCGTTGGCGACCATTACCTATCAGATGCTGAGCGGAAAGCTGCCCTACGGCACCCAGGCGGCGAAGGCGCGAACTCGCGCGGCGCAGAACAAACTGGTTTATCAGTCTGTCCTGCACGAAGAGCGGGATATTCCAGCCTGGATCGACGATGTGCTCAAGCGGGCGCTGCAGCCCAATCCGCTCAAGCGTTACGAGGCGCTGTCGGAGTTTGTGTTTGATTTACGCCAACCCAGTGCGGCATTTCTCAGCCGCACCCGGCCGCCGCTGCTGGAGCGAAACCCCTTGCTGTTCTGGAAGAGCCTGAGTTTTGTACTGGTGATGATCATTGCCGCGCTGCTGGCCTGGTAAGCGCGCGGCAATCGCTCAGTTTGGGCCTATACCGCGAATACGGGTGGCCAGATCGGCCGCGTAGAGGTCGGTCATCCCAGCGATGAAATCCACCACCCTCAGGTAGCTGCGGTAAGGATCCCAATCGGGCTGCGGGATGGTGTGGCCGAGCAGGTCGAGAATGCGCTGGTGCTTGAAGCTCAGGTTCTGCCCGGCATGCAGTTCGGTAACCGCGCCACAAAAAGCATCCAGCAGGGTTTCCAGTGTGCTGTAGGCGCCGATCTCGACCACTGTCTTGCGCTTGTCCTGAAAGATGCGCTTGCGCGCCATCTGTTTGGCGTCCAGCACACAGCGCCGCGCGGCGCCGTGCATGTGCTCAACCAGATCGCCCTGCAGTTCGCCGGCCAACAGCGCAGGCTGCTGCTCGATAAAGGCTTCGGCAGCGGCGTTGACCAGATGCTCGATAGCCTTGCCGCGCAAAATCGCCAGGCGGCGCCGTTGTGAGTCTTGCGGACCGAGTTGGCGGTAGGTTTGTGGCAGGTCGTCACCGACCAGATCAAGCAACACCTGTTCGACTTCGGCGTAGGCCAGCAAATCCATTTCCAGCCCGTCTTCCAGGTCAATCAGGCCATAGCAGATGTCGTCAGCCGCTTCGACCAGATACACCAGCGGGTGGCGGCTCCAGCTTTGCTCGCCCTGCGCCGGCAAGCCCAGCTTGTCGGCGATTTGCTGCAGCAGCGGATATTCGGCCTGGTAGCAGCCGAATTTGTGTTTTTTGTAGCCCTGACTGTCGGCGTGCCGCGCGGTCCAGGGATATTTGAGATAGGCGCCGAGGGTCGCGTAGGTCAGGCGCATACCACCTTCGGCCTGGTGGTATTCAATTTGCGTCAACACGCGAAAGCCCTGCGCGTTGCCCTCAAAATGTAGAAAGTCCTGCCGCTGGGCCTCGCTCAGATTATCCAGCAGGCCACCGGCGGCGGCCTGACGAAACCAGTGACGGATGGCGTCTTCACCCGAGTGACCGTAGGGCGGGTTGCCGATGTCGTGGGCCAGGCAGGCGGCCTGCACGATAACGCCCAGGTCGGCGGGCTCGCACCAGTCCGGCAGCTCACTACGTAGCATCGAGCCTACGCGCATGCCGAGTGAGCGGCCGACGCAGCCGACTTCCAGACTGTGGGTCAGGCGAGTATGAATGTGATCGTTGCTGGACACCGGGTGCACCTGGGTTTTCTTGCCCAGCCGGCGGAAGGCGCCGGAAAAGATGACGCGATCGTGATCCTTGTGGAAGGGGGTGCGCCCCAACTCGTCGGCGCTGGCCAATGGTTTGCCAAGGCGTTCGCGGCACAGCAGTGTTTCCCAATCCATAGTTGTCTCCGTAATAGTGCCACGAGTATGTGGGATGCAGCAGTCGCTGCCAAGGCTGAAGGCAGCGTGGTTTCGCGCCGGAAGGTGGTCGGCAGAGATGCAGCAAAGGGGTAGAATGG
This region includes:
- a CDS encoding bifunctional protein-serine/threonine kinase/phosphatase, which translates into the protein MSKQLVVQVGQYSDKGRKAINQDFHGAWLPPEPQLSAKGVAVALADGISSSSVSQIASESAVSGFLADYYCTSEAWTVKKSAQRVLIATNSWLHAQTRQSQYRYDRDRGYVCTFSALIIKAATAYLFHIGDARIYRVAGQQLEQLTQDHRLWVSQEQSHLARALGVNQQLEIDYQALPLEQGDTFVLATDGIYEFASPAFISQTIAAQQFDLDNAARLIAAEALAQGSDDNLTVQIVRIAQLPSPDAAGNRLTNQAGAALPLPPVLEPRMLFDGYRIMREVHSSSRSHVYLAVDEQTGERVILKTPSIDLGNDPAYLERFLMEEWIARRLNSPHVLRPCATERRREYLYIATEYIEGQTLRQWMIDNPKPTLEQVRGIVEQIAKGLQAFHRLEMLHQDLRPDNIMIDSTGTVKIIDFGSTRVAGLMEMGAPQLQEQMLGTVQYSAPEYFLGEGGTSRSDQFSLATITYQMLSGKLPYGTQAAKARTRAAQNKLVYQSVLHEERDIPAWIDDVLKRALQPNPLKRYEALSEFVFDLRQPSAAFLSRTRPPLLERNPLLFWKSLSFVLVMIIAALLAW
- the nirB gene encoding nitrite reductase large subunit NirB is translated as MNSNVTPIKNETLVIIGNGMVGHHCVEQLTEQGALAHYQVHVFGEERQRAYDRVHLSEYFGGRDAESLAMCEADFYDQHGVHLHLGVAVLEIDRERKEVVTSEGRQPYDRLVLATGSYPFVPPIAGAEGNSRLVYRTLDDLDDIRAAAKGGRRGVVVGGGLLGLEAANALKSLGLEAHVVEFAPRLMPVQLDPDGGAALKARIEELGVRVHLNRATSEIVAGDDYAYRMNFSDGESLETDLIVFSAGIRPQDALGRNAGLAIADRGGVVIDSDYRTSDPDIFAIGECASWNGSIFGLVAPGYTMARNLAALLVGKPHESFIGADMSTKLKLLGVDVGSIGDAHAATPGAKSYRFNDEVNASYRRLVVSPDGSQVIGAVLVGDNSYYDTLLQYAQNGIKLPADPASLILPAGEGAPALGADALPDTATICSCHNVSKGAVCCQVDAGCTDLSDLKAATKAGTGCGGCSALLKQVFEHELSARGVEVDKSLCEHFAHTRQELYGIVRVEGIESFEELLAKHGRGHTGCDICKPAVGSILASCWNQPITDPGLIPLQDTNDTFMANMQKNGTYSIVPRIAGGEITPEKLIVLGQVAQKYDLYTKITGGQRIDLFGAELHQLPDIWGELIAAGFETGHAYGKSLRTVKSCVGSTWCRYGVQDSVGMALTLENRYKGLRSPHKIKFAVSGCTRECAEAQSKDVGVIATEKGWNLYVAGNGGMRPRHAELFATDLDDETLIRYIDRFLMFYVRTADRLQRTSVWRESLEGGLDYLKQVIIEDNLSLGAELESQMQLVVDRYECEWANAIGDPEKLKRFRTFVNASGGDPDIQFVTERDQRRPIQAHELNLIPVAEEVV
- a CDS encoding deoxyguanosinetriphosphate triphosphohydrolase codes for the protein MDWETLLCRERLGKPLASADELGRTPFHKDHDRVIFSGAFRRLGKKTQVHPVSSNDHIHTRLTHSLEVGCVGRSLGMRVGSMLRSELPDWCEPADLGVIVQAACLAHDIGNPPYGHSGEDAIRHWFRQAAAGGLLDNLSEAQRQDFLHFEGNAQGFRVLTQIEYHQAEGGMRLTYATLGAYLKYPWTARHADSQGYKKHKFGCYQAEYPLLQQIADKLGLPAQGEQSWSRHPLVYLVEAADDICYGLIDLEDGLEMDLLAYAEVEQVLLDLVGDDLPQTYRQLGPQDSQRRRLAILRGKAIEHLVNAAAEAFIEQQPALLAGELQGDLVEHMHGAARRCVLDAKQMARKRIFQDKRKTVVEIGAYSTLETLLDAFCGAVTELHAGQNLSFKHQRILDLLGHTIPQPDWDPYRSYLRVVDFIAGMTDLYAADLATRIRGIGPN
- the nirD gene encoding nitrite reductase small subunit NirD produces the protein MSLSNTQNATSGTAANLAWRALCSRQDLVANSGVVALLDDAQVALFHLPDNSDGEQVFAIENRDPQSGANVIGRGIIGHLKGDLVIASPLYKQHFRLADGSCVEYPEQRLRVWPVRLNGDQVEVALQAE
- a CDS encoding formate/nitrite transporter family protein is translated as MSYLVPSEFVTKMVDAGESKVFMSTRDTLIRAFMAGAILALAAVFAIAITVQTGNPLVGAILFPVGFVMLYLMGFDLLTGVFMLVPLALLDKRPGVTMGGLLRNWGLVFVGNFAGALTVAFMMAFVYTYGFSAEPGAIGEKISHIGEARTLGYAEYGAAGWATIFLRGMLCNWMVSMGVVGAMISTSVSGKVIAMWMPIMLFFYMGFEHSVVNMFLFPSGIIMGGDFSVMDYMIWNEIPTALGNLVGGLAFTGLTLYTTHVRTAPKRAL